The nucleotide sequence TGCCGTAGCGGAATACTGTAGATCCGAACCTGCCCGGCCCCTCGTTCGTCCCCGGCCACCCCAGAACCTCCCGCTTCACCAGTGCCAGAAGGTCTTCTTTCATTTCCTGTCCTCCTCTCGGAATCCTGGTGCCGGTAGATATGATGGACCGGCGATGAGCCATCTACATCGGACGGAAGTACGGTTTTCGACCTGTACCGCGATCTAGGAAGAGTCCGCGGGGCCGAGCCAGACTCCTTCGATCCTGCCCGGAGCCCACCCTTCGGGGGCTTCGGTGGAACGTTGCCAGCCGCCCTCCATCCTGCGCCGGGTCTCCTCCCAGCTTCGCACGCCGCTCGTCGTGTCGTGGGCCTCGACGCAGCAGGCCCCGGCGGCGCAGGCCGCGGTGATCGCTTCTTCGGGGTCCATCCCGAGGAGCATCCCGAACAGGAGGCCGGCGTAGGCCGCGTCGCCCGCTCCCACCGCTCCCCGTACCTCGACCTCGAAGGTGGAGCCCCAGAGTTCCCGATCCGCCCACCGCGAGCCCATCCCGGAGAGCAGCCGCCCGGATCTTGCAAGCCGGGCTTCGGGGGCCGTGCGCAGGTAGAGTCCCCGCCTGCCGCATTTGATGCCGGCCACGGCGGCGCCCATCGCCAGGATGTCTTTGCCGAGCGCCCGGATCTCCTCGGTAGGGGCCGCGGCGAGGGGGGCGGTGTCCGAGAGGGCGATCTTCCTGTATCTCTCGGGGCCGAGCATGACGAGCGCTTCCTCCAGGCTCGGGACGAAGACGTCGACCGCGGGGAGTGCTTCCTCGAGGATGGCTCTCCAGTCCACCCGGCCGGCCTCCGAGGAGAGGTCGGGGAAGCAGGTGTCGAGCGAGGTCGTGGTCCCGGATCTCCGGGCGCGCTCGAAGAGGCGTCCGAGCTCGCCGCGGTCCTCGTAGAAGCGGGGCAGAACCTGCGGGTAGCCGAAATGCAGGATGTCCGCCGGCGGGAGTGGATCGGGAAGGTCGTCCGCGGAGAAGTCGGCGCTCACCCCGGAGTAGTGCAGGAACATCCTGTCCTCGTCCGGGGGGCTCAGGATGAGCGTGTAGGAGGTCTCGCCGGCGGGGGAGACGATGAGCGATTTGGAGAGTCCCTCCCCCGAGGACTCCAGATGCCGGCGCACCAGCTCGCCCAGAGGATCCCTGCCGATGCGGGCGACGAGCGTCACCTCCGCCCCGAGCCGGTGCAGCGAGAGGCCGGTGTTCGAGACCGAGCCGCCGGTCGAGATCCTCATCGGTCCCGCGCCCACCATCGTGCCGGGCACGAAGTCGAAGCGGCCGGACAGCTCGGGGATGAGGTCCAGGCACAGGTGCCCCGCGACGATGACCCGCCCTCTGCGCCCGGCATCCATACCCGCTGATGATAGAGGTTGCCGCCTCCGGGCGGCAACCTCTATCTAACCCTTCACGCCCCCTGCGGTGAGCCCCTGCACCAGGTAGCGCTGCAGCGCCAGAAATCCCGCGACGACCGGGATGCTCACGACGATCGCGGCGGCCATCAGCTGGTTCCAGTAGACGTTGGACTGGCTGGCGTAGTCCCTGAGCCCGATGGCGAGGGTGCGGGTGGCGTTGGTCGTGAGCACCGAGGCGAAGAGAACCTCGCCCCAGGCGGTCATGAACGCGAAGACCGCGACCGCGACGATCCCGGGCAGGCTCACCGGGATGAGGACCCTGAAGAGCGCCCCGAGCGCCGTCGAGCCGTCTACCATCGCCGCCTCTTCGAGCTCGCGCGGGATCGAGTTGAAGTACCCGACGAGCATCCAGATCGAGAGCGGCAGCGAGAAGGTTAGGTAGGTGATGATCAGCCCGACGCGCGAGCCGTAGAGGTGCACCCCGAAGGTCTGGTCGATGTTGACGAAGATGATGAAGAGCGGCAACAGGAACAGGATGCCGGGGAACATCTGGGTCGAGAGGACCGTGAGCCGGAACGGGTCCCTCCCGAAGAACCGGTAGCGGCTTACCGCGTAGGCGGCCAGGATGGCGACGATGACCGAGATCACGGTGGCGCTCACGCACACGATCGCGCTGTTGATGAAGTAGTGCGCGAGCGGGACTGTGCTCCATATCTGGACGTAGGGCTCGAAGGTTATACGCGAGGGGATCCAGTGGAACGCCGACTGCACGTCGCCGAGCGGTTTGATCGAGGAGATCACCACCGTGTAGAGGGGGAAGGCCGTGATCAGGGTGAAGAACGCAAGCCCTATCACCCGCAATACCCTGTAGAACCTTTCTTCACGCATTCTCTTCGCTCCCTACCCTGAGAAGCCTCACGTAGACGACCGAGACGATGAACAGGAAGATCAGCAACAGCGTGGACATGGCCGCACCGAGCCCGAAGTTCAGATCCACGAACGAGTTGACGTAGATGTGCAGCGAGAGGAGGTCGGCTGCGCTGGGGGGTGACTGCCCGAAGAGGATGTAGGGGGTGTTGAAGTCGTTGAAGGTCCACAGGAACAGCACCAGCACCACGACCGTGCTTACGGGGCGGATCTGGGGCAGCGTTATCGAGCGGAACTGCCGCCACCTCGACGCGCCGTCCACCGCCGCGGCTTCGTAGAGATCCTGCGGGATGTTCTGCAGCGCCGCCAGGACAAGCAGAAAAGCGAACGGCCACGACCTCCACAGCGCGGTCATCACCAGACTCCAGAACGCCTTGCCCCCGATGAGCCAGAACGGTGGGTTTTTCAAGATGTGCAAATCGTCCACCAGAAGCGTGTTGATCGAGCCGGTGTTCTGCTGCAGCATGAACTCCCAGGCGATGACCGCGACGTAGATCGGCAGGGTGTAGGGGATGAGAAACAGCGTCCTGAACCATCCCCGTCCCCGGAACTCGCTGTTCACCAAAAGCGCCGCCGCGACCCCGAAGCCCCACGACCCCGCCACCACGAGCACGGTGTAGGCGAGCGTGATCAGGAACGAGTGCACCAGCGCGCTGCCTATGGCCCCGTGGGTGTTTAAGCCTATCCTGAAGTTCTCGAAACCGACGAAGGGTGCCTGGCTCCAGTTTCGGATGTAGAGCGCGGTGAGCTTGAGGAAGCTTATGACCACCCCGAAGACCATCGGGACTATGTGGATCAGAAGCTCGAAGACGACCGCCGGAACGAGCAGCAGGTACGGGAACATCTGCGGCCGGAGCCAGCGGCGCCTCCTCCCGACCGCCGGCCTGGCCCCCGGCTCGCTCTTGCGCTCGCTCATGGTTCTCTCCCTCCTCGGGCTGGCATCTTCCCGCTACGCCCCACCTCCTGCGGCCATCTTCTGGCTGGCCGCCGCAAGCTGAGATTTCACATCGGAGGTGCCGACCCGTCCGGTCGCCGCCTTCCCGAAGAGCGTCTTTACCGCCCCGCCGACCAGCGTCTCCATCTGCCCCTCATCCGGCACCAGCGGCATCGGCGCGGAGTGGTTGGCGTAGACGTCCTGGAACACCCTGAGATTCTCGGTGTGGAAGGCCGGATCGCTTGCTGCCTCCTTGTTCACCGGCAGCGAGCCGAACTGCTGGTTGAGGTAGACCTGCGTCTTCCTGTCCGTCATGAACCTGACGAACTGAAGAGCGCCCTTCCTATTCTGGGTGTTCTTGAAGATGGAGATGTTGATCCCGGCGGTGTGCGACATGATCGGCTTCCCTCCGGGGGGCAGCGGCTTGGGGATGGGCATGTAGGAGGTGCCGTACTGGCTCTCTTTCATCCCGTAGCTCTTGAGGTTGGTCATGATGTTGTTCTGCCAGATGAGCATCGCGGCCTTGCCTTTGGCGAAGTCCGTCGGCGACTGGGTGCCGGTGCCGTACTGGGCATCCTGCGGAGCTACGATCCTGTCTTTGTCTATGAACCCGACGTACTGCGCGACCCCCCTCACCACCCCTGGAGAGTCGAAGGTGGGCTTGTTGCCCTTGAAGAGCGAACCTCCCTGCTGCTGGCCGAGGATGAAGGCCCAGTGCGCGTTCTCGGTGATGCTCGCCCCTTCGAGCGCGAACCCCCACTGTTTCGGCGGCTTGGTGAGCTTCCTGGCGACCGCGACGAACTCGTCCCAGGTCCTCGGCGGGCTCTTTATCCCCGCCTGCTCGAACATGGCCTTGTTGTAGAACAGCCCGTAGGCGAGACCGTACAGCGGTACCGACGGATACGGCTCGTGCATCCCGGAGGTGTGGTACGCGGTCTCTATGAACTTGTCCTTGCCCCCGATGGCACCGAGCGCACCCTGGTCGAACGGGAGGAACGCCCCGGTCTGCTGGAAGGTGGGGGACCAGGTGTTCCCGATGTTGAGCACGTCCGGTCCCTGGCCGCTGGAGATCGCCGTCGTGATCCTGTTGAACAGATCCGGCCACCCTATGACCTGCAGCTTGACTTTGATCCCGGTCTTCTTCCTGAAGTCGCTTATCGCCTTGCTGAGGATCCTGCGGTCGTCCTGCAGGGTGGGTGCCTGGTTGCTCGCCCAGTAGGTGAGGGTCTTGCCGGCCTTGCCGCCCCCACCCCCGCTGCTCCCACCTGAAGACTGCCCGCCGCCGCAACCGGCGAGCCCCACCACCGACGCCCCGGCGAGCGCTCCACCTCCCGCCTTCAGAAACTCCTTGCGCGAGATACCTCTCCCGTTCATCTCTCCTCCTTTCCCTCTAGGTGAATCACATAATAACGCAAATTGAATTATTAAATCAGGGACTGTCGCGGGAGGATATACCTCCGGGGCTCTTTTCAGGTTGTTGTGCGCACCCGCAGGATCGGCGGAGGAGGAGGCGGGCGGTGAGCAGGCGGCGGATGCCTCCTCCGTCGCGGGAGCGTTCCGTGATATCCAGGAGGGTGCGGACGGCCTCGCGGCCGAGGGCGCGGGTATCCTGGAAGACGGTGGAGAGGGGAGGGGTCGTGCTCTCGCCCTCTTCGAGGCCGTCGAAGCCGATGACGGCGACGTCTTCGGGGGTTCGGAGGCCGGCCTCGTGCAGGGCGCGCAGGGCGCCGAAGGCCATCGGGTCGTTGGCGCAGAAGACGGCGTCGGGGTGGTGTGGCAGGAGGGAGCGCATCGCCCGGTAGCCGCCGGAACTGGTGAAGTCCGAGTGGCGGACGAGGTTTTGATCCGGCATGAGGCCCGCGTCGAGCAGGGCGGAGACGTAGCCGCCGTAACGGTCTATGGCGGGGATGACGTTGGCGGGGCCGCAGATCTTGGCTATCCTGCGCCGCCCGTGCTGGAGCAGGTGCGCGACGGCCTGGCGGGCGGCCTCGCGGTTGTTCACGTCGACGAAGCTTATCTCCGGGTGGTGGGGGTGGCGGCCGACGAGGACGAAGGGGAAGTCGTCCTCGCAGAGCCGGGCGACGACGGGATCGTCGACCACGCTCGAGGCTATGACGATCCCGTCGAGGTGTCTGCCCCGGATCACACGCTGATAGAGCCGCTCAATGTTGCGCTGGTCTTCGGTGGTGTCCATGAGCAACATCAGGTTGTGGTCGGCCTCGTTGCACGCCCCGACCGCACCTTCGATCAGGCGGGGGAAGAAGGGATCGGAGAAAACGCTCCCGACCGCCCGCGGGATCAAAAGCCCGAAGATCCTCGTCCGCCTCGAAGCCAGGCTGCGCGCCGCCGCGTTCGGATGGTAGCCGTGCTCCTGGATCACCGCCTGCACCCGCCGCCTCACCTCGTCGCTCACCCGCGCATCGCCGTTCACCACCCGCGAGACCGTCGACCTCGATACTCCGGCCCTGCGCGCTATGTCCTCCAGGTTCATCTCCCCACCTTTCTGGTAGCGCTCCCAGAAAACAACCCCTTAATACCATCGTGGGAGCCGCTCCTTTGTGGGAGCGCTCCCACAAAAGTCATCGACAGTGTAAAGTGTTAGGCTCGAAAGTCAAGAGGAAGGAAGGAGAGTCTTTTGAGGTTTCCGGAAGGGTTTCTGTGGGGTGTTGCGACAGCGGCGTACCAGGTCGAGGGTGCGGTCGAGGAGGATGGGAGGGGGCCTTCTATCTGGGACGTCTTCTCGCACACGCCGGGGAAGGTCTACCGGGGGGACACCGGGGACATCGCCTGCGACCAGTACCACAGGTGGGAGGAAGACGCTGAACTGATGGCGGGCCTCGGCATCGGGGCGTACCGGTTCTCGGTCTCCTGGCCGCGGGTGCAGCCCGATGGCAAGGGGGGTGTCAACCGGAGGGGGCTCGACCACTACCGCAGGCTCGTCGGAGGGCTGCGGGAGCGCGGGATCGTCCCCGCGATCACGCTCTACCACTGGGATCTCCCGCAGGCGCTCGAGGACGAGGGAGGGTGGACCGTGCGGGAGACCTCCGAGCGCTTCGCCGAGTACGCGGCGATCGTCTACGAGGCGCTAAAAGACGAGGTTCCGCTCTGGATCACGCTGAACGAGCCCTGGGTCTCGGCCTGGATGGGCTACGGGTACGGGCGGCACGCGCCGGGGAGGACCAGCGCATCCGACGCCCTCTCCGCGACCCACCACCTCCTGCTCGGCCACGGCCTCGCGCTGGAGAGGATGCGCGACATCGGCACCGGGGAGGACAGCATAGGGATAACCCTTAACCTCTCTCCCGTGCGCCCCTTCTCGAAGGACGGGGCGGATGTCGAGGCGGCGAGGAAGGAGGAAGCCCAGGCCAACCGGCTCTACCTCGATCCGGTGTTCAGGGGGAGCTACCCGGAGGAGGTCTTCGAGCGCTACGGCCAGCGAGTGCCGCCGGGGTACGTGAGGGACGGGGACCTGGAGAAGATCTCCGCTCCGGTAGACTTCCTCGGCGTCAACTACTACTTCGTCAAGACCGTGCGCGCCGGGGAGGACGGCGAGCCCGAGCTGGTGGTCCCGGAGGGCGCCGGGAAGACCGCGATGGGCTGGCCCATCGAGTCCGGAGGACTCACCGAACTCCTCGTCGGGCTCAAGGAGGACTACGGGGACATCCCCGTCTACATAACCGAGAACGGGGCCGCCTTCTACGACTACTCCGACCCGGAAGGCGACGTCGACGACGAAGAAAGGGTGCGCTTTCTGCAGGACCACTTCGCCGCGGCCTGGAAGGCCATCGAGGGCGGGGTCGACCTGAGGGGGTACTTCGTGTGGTCCCTGCTCGACAACTTCGAGTGGGCCGAGGGGTACTCCAGGCGGTTCGGGATCGTCTACGTGGACTATCCCACCCAGCGGCGCATCCCCAAGGCGAGCGCCCGATGGTACTCCGGCGTGATCTCGCGCAACGGCCTCGAGGATCCCGCGTGATAACCGACCTCGGACACCCGGCCTTCGCGGCACAGGACGTAGAGAGGACGCTTGCTTTCTACGCGAAGCTCGGCCTCCGCGAGGCGTTCCGGCTCCACCACGAAGACGGGTCCCTGATGCTCGTCTACCTCCACGTCGCGGGCGACCGGTTCATAGAGGTCTTCCCCGGCGGGCCGGGGCCCGACCCGGGGCGCACCCAGAGCTTCATGCACCTCTGCCTCCTCACCGACGATCTGCGCGCCACCGTGGAGCGGCTGCGGGAGGCGGGGGTTAAGATGGAGCGTGGGGTGGAGCGCGGGCTCGACGGCAACCTGCAGGCCTGGGTGCGCGACCCCGACGGCAACGCCATAGAGCTCATGCAGCTCGAGGAGGAATCCCCGCAGCGAAGGGCGGCCCGGGGAGGTATGATGCCGCGTTAGGATGGGTGGCTGGTACCCGATAAAGCTCGAACCCCACCTCCGCACATACGCCTTCGGCGGGCGCATGTTCTGCGAGCGGCTCGGCCGGGAGGGCCTCCCGGAAGAAGACCTCGCCGAGAGCTGGGAGATAAGCGACTACCGCGACACCACCGGGCGGGTGGTTAACGGTGCCCACGCGGGGCGCACTTTGCACGAGCTTATCGAGGAATTCCCGGATGAGCTCGTCGGGGAGGGCTGGCGCGGGCCGCACTTCCCGCTCCTTCTCAAGTTCCTCGACGCCTCCGGAATGCTTCCCGTCCACCTGCACGCGGACGACGAGACCGCGCGCAGGAAGTACGGCGAGCCGAACGGCAAGACCGAGGCGTGGCACATCCTGTGGTCGGAGCCGGGGGCGAGCGTGCTCGCCGGGGTAAGGGAGGGCTTCTCGCGCGAGGAGCTCGCGGACGCCCTGTGGAGAGGGGACTACGACGCGGTGATGCTCCGCCACGGGGTGCGGCCGGGCGACACCGTCTACGTCCCCGGCGGGGTGCTGCACTCCTTCGGGCCCGGCATGCTCGTCTACGAGGTGCAGCAGACCTCCGACCTCGGGCAGTTCGCGAGCCCTTACGACCTCTACGGCAACCCGCTGGACGAGAAGACCCGCCGCCGCAACATCGAGGAGGTGCTGGACGAGCTGCGGACGGACGTCCGTCCGCGTCCGAACCCGGGGCTCACCGTCCGGGAGGGAGGGAACACCCGCACCTTCTGCTGCGCCGGGCCGCACTTCGCGCTGGAGAGGTGGGAGCTCGCGGAGGAGTGGACCGAGCCCGCACATCCGCAGAGGTTCGTCGCGCTCACGGTCGTCGGGGAAGGGGCGGTGCGCATCGAGTACGAGGGCGGGACGGAGCTCCTGGGAAGGGCTACCTCCTGCATCCTTCCGGCCGCCCTCGGCGCGGCGCACCTCGTGCCGGAGGGGCGGACGGTCGTGCTCGCCTCGTACGTGCCGGACCTCGAGCGGGACGTGGCCGGGCCGCTGCGGGAGGCGGGGTGCCCTGAGGGGCAGATCTCGGCCCTCGGGGAGGTGGTGTTCTGAGGGGAGGTTCACTCTGGGACGCGTAGTCGCGCTGGGCGAGGTGGTCGCGGACGTCTACCGGGGGGAGTCCTCATCACCGGTCGAGCTCCCATTCGTCGCCCGACCCGGCGGGGCCCCGGCGAACGTGGCCGTCGCCGCATCCAGGCTCGGTTGCCCGGCCGCTTTCGTGGGCGGCGTCGGGAAGGACCTCTTCGGGGACTTCATCCTGCGGGCGCTCGAGGCTGAAGGGGTGGACGTCTCGGGGGTGGTGCGGCAGGAGCCGCCTGTACGGACCTCGCTCGCGTTCGTCGAGATCTTCGAGGACGGAGACAGGGAGTTCACCTTCTACCGCACCGCCCCCGCCGCCGACGAGCTGCTGCGGGAGGAGGACGTCCCGCGGGATCTCGTCTCGGGAGCCTCGTTCGTCAACTTCGGGAGCATCCCCCTGATCGAAGAACCCGTGCGCTCGGCTACCTTCCATGCGGCCCGCCTGGCCGGCGAGGCCGGTGTGCCGGTGGCCTTCGACGTGAACTTCCGGGCCCATCTGTGGCGCGACCCGGAGGTTGCGCGCCGGACGGTGTGGGAGATGGCGGGCCTGGCCTCGATCGTGAAGCTGAGCGGGGACGAGCTGCGACCGCTGCTCGGCACCTCGGACTGCGAGGAGGCCGCCGCGATCCTCCTCGGGCGCGGGGTCCGGATGGTCCTCGTCAGCCTCGGCGGGGAGGGAGCATTCTACGCCACCCCGGCTTTCCGGGGGCGGGTCCCCGCGTTCCCGGTCGAGGTGGTGGACGCGACCGGGGCGGGGGACGCCTTCCTCGCGGCCGTGCTCGTGCACCTCGCGGAGGACGGGGTGAGCCTCTCGGAGGAGGGGTCGGTGCGCGAGGCGGTGCGGCGGGGAGCGGCGGCGGGCGCGCTCGCCTGCACGGGCTACGGGGCGATGGGGACGCTCCCGACCCGCGAGGAACTGGAGCGGTTTTTGTCCTCGGGGCCCGCTAGCGTCTCACCCGGCTGACCCCGACCGGGACGTCCACCAGATTGGCGAGCCGGTTCGCCAGCGGTTCGAGTGAGGGTAGCTCTGTCGGGGCGTGTCCGGCGTCTATCGCCGCGAGGCCTGAAGAATCGGCGAGCAGCGCGTCGTGGTAGTCGAGGTCGCCGGTGACGTAGGCCTGCGCGTCCGAGGCTGCAACCTCGTGGATGAACGTTCCCCCGGAGCCGCCGAGGACCGCGACGCGTTCGATCTTCTCCCCGGGGTCCACCAAAAGCCGGGCCGAAAATCCCAGAGAGGTCGAGACGTGCTCCGCGAGCTCCGGGGCGGACATCGGGCGCGGGAGGCGTCCGATCCTGCCGTAACCGCACCCCGGCGGGTGGCCTTCGATCGGGTAGAGGTCGAGCGCGGGTTCCTCGTAGGGGTGGGCGGCTCGCGCCTCGGAGGCGGCGCGGGCGGCCAGGTGCGCCGGGACTACGGTCTCGAGCCTCACCTCGGAGACCGCCTCGAGCCGTCCGGCCTCGCCCGCGTAGGGGCTGGTGTCCTCCCCACCCAGGAAGGTCCCGGTGCCGGCGGTGCGGAAGGTGCAGCGGGTGTAGCCGCCGATCACGCCGGCCCCGGCCCGCGCGAGCGCCTCCGCGACCTCCTCCACGGCCTCCTCCGGGACGAAGACGACCAGCTTGTTCATGCGACCGCGCGGCGAGAGGACCTCGAGCGGCTCTTCGAGCCCCAGTGCCCGTGCGAGCGCGACGGAGACCCCGTCCGGGGCCGCGTCGTAGTTGGTGTGCGCGGCGTAGACGGCGATCCCGGAGCGGACGGCGCGTGAGATGAGGCTCCCGGGATAGCGGGAGGTGTCCACCCGGTCCAGGCCGCCGAAGATCAGGGGGTGGTGGAAGAGCAGGAAGTCCGCGCCGCTCTCCTCCGCCTCGTCGAAGACCTCGGGGAGCGGGGTGAGCGCGACCAGGACCCGCTCGACCTCTTCTTCCGGGCTCCCGACCTGGAGCCCCGGGTTGTCCCACTCCTCGGCGAGCGCCGTGGGGGCTATCTCCTCCATGGCCCGTGCGATATCTCTTACAAGCGTCACCATCTCCTCCCCTGTAGAATTCGCTCCCATGAGGGCTTCAAGGATAGCGGAGATCCTCTCCGCCGCGACCCGGCTGCCGCTGCTGGCGGTGCCGCTCTTCTTCGTCGTCGGCTTCTACGCCGCCGGGTGGGAGGGTGTGGCGTGGGCCGTCGTCTGCGTGCTCCTGACGAGCGGGCTCTCGCTCGCGTACCTGCGGCATCTGGTGCGGACGGGTAAAGTGGAGGACCCGGGCAGGATCCTCAAGGCCGAGCGGGTGCGGCCTCTGTGGGTGGTGGCGGGTTTCCACGCCGGGGCCTGGGCGCTGGTGAGCGCGCTCGGCGGACCCGCGGAGCTTCGGGCCGTGCTGCTCTCCTACGCGCTCTCGACGGTGGCCTTCGCCCTGATCACGCCGCTCGCCAAGCTCTCGCTGCACGCGGCGGGTGCGGCCGGGGTCCTGGTGTGCCTGGTGCGGGTCTTCGGTCCGGTGGGCGGCGTGTTCATCCCGCTTTTCCTGGCTATCTGCTGGTCCCGCGCCGCGCTCGGGCGTCACACCGCCGCCGAGCTCGCGCTCGGGACGCTGGTCGGCGGGATCGGCACCTGGGTCGCCTTCGCGCACATGGTGGCCTGATCCCTCGAGCTCGCCGGGGTACAATCGATTCCGGTCCTGCATCTTCATCGGGGGTGTCTCTACGTCTTGGTGAACCTCTACGCTTTGGGGGCGGCTTTCATCGGCACCGGTGTCGAGATGGTCGAGGCGCTCACGATCGTGCTCGCCGTCGGCGCGGTGCGCGGCTGGCGGGGCGCGCTGCTCGGCGCGCTCTCCGCGGCGCTGGTGCTCGCGGCGCTCGTGGCGGGTGTGGGCGCGCCGCTCGCCTCCGCGATGGGCCTCTTCTGGGTCCAGATCCCCGTCGGGATCTTCCTGCTCCTCTTCGGCGCGCGCTGGCTCAGGAAGGCGATCCTGCGCTACGGCGGACTAAAGACCCTCCACGACGAGGCGGAGAGCTACGAGGAGGAACGCGGCCGTCTCGAGGGGGCGGGCGAGGGAGGGAACCTGGCGGGCGTGGACCGTCTGGCCTTCGCTACCGCCTTCGGCGGCACCTTCCTGGAGGGACTCGAGGCCGTATTCATCGTCATCGCCTTCGGTCTCGGCTCGGGGGCGATGTCCTCGAGCGTCCTCGGCGCGGCGCTCGCGGTGGGGGCGGTGGTGCTGGCCGGGGTGCTTCTGCGCCGGCCGCTCACCAGGGTCCCGGAGAACACGCTCAAGTTCGTCGTCGGGGTGATGCTCACCAGCTTCGGGACGTTCTGGGTGGGCGAGGGGCTCGGGGTGGCGTGGCCGCAGGGCGACCTGTCGATCGTCTACCTGGCGGCGAGCCTCCTGGTGTTCTCGTGGGTCGAGGTCCGGCGCATGAGGCGTCTTCCGGTCCTGCGCGGGAAGAGGGTGCGGTGATGGCTTTGCTGCGGGAGCTCGTCGGGCTCGTGGCCGACGACGGGCGTCTGGTCTGGACGGTGGTCCTCGCGCTCGTGGTGAGCGCGGTGCTCGGCCGGCTCGGGCTGGGAGCTGTGGCGACGGTGGTGCTCTGGGGCGGCGTCCTCTTCGCGCTCGTGCTCTCGGTCGAGCACCAGATCAGGCTTCGCAAGAAGGACCGCTGGGACTGTCCGGATCCCCACGGTAGATGGCGCGGTACCAGATCGTAGAGAGCGTGTCCACGAGCTCTTCTTCCGATGGGGCCACCCGGGAACCGAGCGTGCTCGCGTAGAAGCACCGCTCGTTCATCCACACCAGGGCCCGCGCCAGCTCTTCTGCCTCCGGGGGACCTTCCGGAGCGAGACCCCGGCGCCTCATCCGGAGGATCTTGCGCCGCAGCCCCTCGACGAAGCGCCCGATGCCCTCCTCGTAGAGCGCCCGGGAGTTCGGCTCGGTGGCCCACGTCTGCGCCGCCGCCCGGAGCACGTGCCCCCACTCGCGCCACAGCCGGGCCGTGGCCTCTATCCGCATCCTGATGTCCTCCAGCGGATCGAGCCCTTCCTCGGGCTCCGCATCCGCCGCCTCGTACATCTCCTCCCTCACCAGCGCCGCGAGCCGCGCCAGCGCCGCCTCCTTCGACTCGAAGTAGAAGTAGAACGTCGGGCGGGAGATGCCCGCGCCCCGCGCCAGCTCCCCTACCTCGATCCTCTCGAGCGGCTTTTCCGCCAGAAGCCTCTCCAGCGTGCCGAGCAGCGCCTCCTCCCGCAGGTCTCCCTTGTACGGTCTCCTGCGGCGTACGCCCGCGCTCCTGGTGCGTGATCGTCCCACCATCCCGCGCGATTCTAGCAGAGTACACGGACGAAGAACGCGTGTCGTCAAAAACAAACATCCGTTGATAAACTCTTTTGTGGTTGCTAACCTCTGGTGGGAGAGGCACTTTCGGGGAGAGGAGGCGTTATGGATGACAGGCCCTGGCTCAGGCTGTACCGGGGGCACCTTCCAGAGCGGTTCGAGGTGCCGGACGTCTCGCTCTGGCAGCTCTTCGAGGATGCCGTGGACGAGCATGGCGGGAGGGTTGCGCTCGTGCTCGGGGAGCGCAGGATCACTTTCCGCGAGCTCCGTGGGATGGCCGAGAGGCTCGCCGAGGCGCTGTACGGGCTGGGGGTGAGAAAGGGGGATCGCGTCGGGCTGATGCTTCCAAACGTGCCGCAGTACGTCGCCGGGTTCTTTGCGGCGATGCGGCTCGGGGCGGTGGTCACCCAGCTCAACCCGATGTACGTGGAGCGGGAGCTCGAGCACATACTGAAGGACTCCGGGGCCAGGGTCGCCATCGTCTACGACGGGGCTTACGAGAGGGTGCGGGCGGTGCGCGGGAAGGTGCCGCTCGAGACCGTGATCGTCGCGTCGCTGCAGGGTGGGCGTCCCGGTCTTGAGCGGGGGGATGTGTATCTGGACGAGCTGCTGGAGGAGAATGCGGGAGCGGCGCCGGAGGTGGAGATGGACCCGGTGGAGGACCTCGCCGCGTTGCAGTACACCGGCGGGACCACGGGGCGTTCGAAGGGGGCGATGCTCACCCACCGCAACCTCGTCGCCAACGTCTTGCAGAACCTGACCATAGCGACCGTCGAACCCGGGGAGTACGTCGGGGAGAAGGCCGTCGCCGCGCTGCCCTACTTCCACGTCTACGGGCTCACGTGCGTCATGCTCTTCGGTATCAAGGCCGGGACCGAGCAGCTGCTCGTGCCCCGCTT is from Rubrobacter calidifluminis and encodes:
- a CDS encoding carbohydrate kinase family protein is translated as MDAGRRGRVIVAGHLCLDLIPELSGRFDFVPGTMVGAGPMRISTGGSVSNTGLSLHRLGAEVTLVARIGRDPLGELVRRHLESSGEGLSKSLIVSPAGETSYTLILSPPDEDRMFLHYSGVSADFSADDLPDPLPPADILHFGYPQVLPRFYEDRGELGRLFERARRSGTTTSLDTCFPDLSSEAGRVDWRAILEEALPAVDVFVPSLEEALVMLGPERYRKIALSDTAPLAAAPTEEIRALGKDILAMGAAVAGIKCGRRGLYLRTAPEARLARSGRLLSGMGSRWADRELWGSTFEVEVRGAVGAGDAAYAGLLFGMLLGMDPEEAITAACAAGACCVEAHDTTSGVRSWEETRRRMEGGWQRSTEAPEGWAPGRIEGVWLGPADSS
- a CDS encoding carbohydrate ABC transporter permease, which encodes MREERFYRVLRVIGLAFFTLITAFPLYTVVISSIKPLGDVQSAFHWIPSRITFEPYVQIWSTVPLAHYFINSAIVCVSATVISVIVAILAAYAVSRYRFFGRDPFRLTVLSTQMFPGILFLLPLFIIFVNIDQTFGVHLYGSRVGLIITYLTFSLPLSIWMLVGYFNSIPRELEEAAMVDGSTALGALFRVLIPVSLPGIVAVAVFAFMTAWGEVLFASVLTTNATRTLAIGLRDYASQSNVYWNQLMAAAIVVSIPVVAGFLALQRYLVQGLTAGGVKG
- a CDS encoding carbohydrate ABC transporter permease, which gives rise to MSERKSEPGARPAVGRRRRWLRPQMFPYLLLVPAVVFELLIHIVPMVFGVVISFLKLTALYIRNWSQAPFVGFENFRIGLNTHGAIGSALVHSFLITLAYTVLVVAGSWGFGVAAALLVNSEFRGRGWFRTLFLIPYTLPIYVAVIAWEFMLQQNTGSINTLLVDDLHILKNPPFWLIGGKAFWSLVMTALWRSWPFAFLLVLAALQNIPQDLYEAAAVDGASRWRQFRSITLPQIRPVSTVVVLVLFLWTFNDFNTPYILFGQSPPSAADLLSLHIYVNSFVDLNFGLGAAMSTLLLIFLFIVSVVYVRLLRVGSEENA
- a CDS encoding extracellular solute-binding protein, giving the protein MNGRGISRKEFLKAGGGALAGASVVGLAGCGGGQSSGGSSGGGGGKAGKTLTYWASNQAPTLQDDRRILSKAISDFRKKTGIKVKLQVIGWPDLFNRITTAISSGQGPDVLNIGNTWSPTFQQTGAFLPFDQGALGAIGGKDKFIETAYHTSGMHEPYPSVPLYGLAYGLFYNKAMFEQAGIKSPPRTWDEFVAVARKLTKPPKQWGFALEGASITENAHWAFILGQQQGGSLFKGNKPTFDSPGVVRGVAQYVGFIDKDRIVAPQDAQYGTGTQSPTDFAKGKAAMLIWQNNIMTNLKSYGMKESQYGTSYMPIPKPLPPGGKPIMSHTAGINISIFKNTQNRKGALQFVRFMTDRKTQVYLNQQFGSLPVNKEAASDPAFHTENLRVFQDVYANHSAPMPLVPDEGQMETLVGGAVKTLFGKAATGRVGTSDVKSQLAAASQKMAAGGGA
- a CDS encoding LacI family DNA-binding transcriptional regulator: MNLEDIARRAGVSRSTVSRVVNGDARVSDEVRRRVQAVIQEHGYHPNAAARSLASRRTRIFGLLIPRAVGSVFSDPFFPRLIEGAVGACNEADHNLMLLMDTTEDQRNIERLYQRVIRGRHLDGIVIASSVVDDPVVARLCEDDFPFVLVGRHPHHPEISFVDVNNREAARQAVAHLLQHGRRRIAKICGPANVIPAIDRYGGYVSALLDAGLMPDQNLVRHSDFTSSGGYRAMRSLLPHHPDAVFCANDPMAFGALRALHEAGLRTPEDVAVIGFDGLEEGESTTPPLSTVFQDTRALGREAVRTLLDITERSRDGGGIRRLLTARLLLRRSCGCAQQPEKSPGGISSRDSP